A window of Lonchura striata isolate bLonStr1 chromosome 2, bLonStr1.mat, whole genome shotgun sequence genomic DNA:
TTCTCTTgtgcctgtgccagcctggctctAGCTGAAGCTGTACTTCCTCCCTGGTGTTTATTTCCCTTGAGTACAGACTTCACTTTGCTTAACTAACCAAATCAGCCCCCTCGTGCACTGTGAGCTCTCCTTACTCTCTTACTTGCTCTTCAAATAGAGTGAAAAAGTGCTCTCTTACCTGCACTTCAAATTAAGCTTTCTTGGCTAGAAAAGAGCACAGTTCTCTTCCACAGGTGAAGTCTGAGCATCATCTCTCACAGGCACAGTAACACACACCTATAGCCACCAGAAATGCCTCCTGGATTGCATGTCTCCTCCTCTGGTGATCCagagtatttattattttctgatgGTTAGAATCAGAAGAGCTCCAGTTTATAGCTAAAAATCTTGATTTTAGGCCCTAtgctccttttccctttcactTTGTGCTACAAACTTTAAGCCCTTTTGCTGTTACTGACACCTTCGAGGCCACCTACCTCCTCCTGTGTGATACCCTCATCCAATTTGGCAATGTTgctgggttttatttatttactcaaGCATTTATCCTTTTGCAATCTTTGTTCTCCTTTCCTGTCATGAGTAAGGGATGGAAATTGTGAGGCTACTGTCTGATCTTCCAGCTTACCTCTGGACATTATATCACCAGCAGTTGGAGATAGGTAGTGTCTGTTctatttcccttccttttattACCTTTTCCCCCTACGCTAAGTTTGTATTAAGTGCCCTCAGGATTTAAAAAGCCATCCAGATGTGAGGAGATGGTGGAAGTAATAATAACCAAAGTAAAGTTTCCCCATGGAAACAGTTTTTGAAGTGTtctctttaaaaaggaaaattcccaggagggaaaaaaatcccagttacATTTAAGACAGGGctgaaatataaaatcaaatcaaatttttttagagtgttatggaaagtaaaaaaatactgcaaatcAAACAAGTAATTTTTAAGTTATACACTGGATTGAGGTctattttaattccttttgttCTCCAGTACTGGAGCTTGTAGGATTTTACATtccagccccatggcagtgcctgttTGTTTCCTGAGCAAACCACTGTACCCGTAGAGAGTCCTGTTTCCTGCAGCTCGTTGTGGTCCCATCTGCTTTGAAGCCCTTGTCAAGTCAAAAGGTCTCTTCTTGCCCTTCCCACCTTTCCCTTCAGTCTAGCCATGTGCCAGTCTGTTTCCTTCTCCCACTCACGGATTTTTGAAGCCCAAAGGGACTGGTATAATCACATGGCTTGGCTTCTCAAGTGGTCAAGAACTCCCTTGCCCTGTTCCTGTGCCTACTCCCCAAATTCTTTTTGGGACAGGCCATGGGGTCTGGAGTAGGGGGAGCTGGGAAACGGGGgtgtgctctgctgctctcacacAAGGTCTGCATTCATTCCCAGTTCCATCGTGAGGTCGCTGCAGGTTTTCTGCTGGGCTGAAGAGCCCTCTGGTGTCAGAAGCCACATTCCCATTTAGGTAACACCAGCCTGTGCTCCAGCGGAGTGAATTCAGACACAGGAGTTCAGTTCACGTTAACCTGTAGTGCTGGGCAGTGTTTCCAGGCTCCAAGTCATCCTTGTTTCACCCTTCTTGAGTCTCCTTTAGTTTCCTTTATAATGTCCAATACCCAGATTTCCCACAACTACTCTCACTATTCTGATATACCAAattgatcagagggatggagcacgtCTCCAACAAAGAAAGGCTGGGAAAATTAAAGAGAATTTGtattgttcagtctggagaagagaagatttTGGGGTAACCTatttgcagccttccagtacctgaagggtgcctacaagaaagatggagaaagaCTATTTACAAGAGCGTGTAGTGATAGGAGAAGGGAggtggcttcaaactgaaagagagcaTGTTTATGCTGGGTATTAGGATGAAATCCTTTACTGTGAtgatggtgaggcactggcacaggttgcccagggaagctgtgggtgccccatccctggcagtgttcaaggttGGATAGAGCTCTGAGCCACCTGGTCTAgaagaaggtgtccctgccaatggagggggctggaactggatgatctttaaggtcccctccaacccaaaccattctgtgattcttcaaAGGGGAGAATTTTTACCTTTGTTCTTGGTGAACACAGGCTAATGCATCCCAGTGTAACTCATTTGCACAGAGGAAGAATGATGCAAGTACCATTCCTTTCCTTGGTTGTCTTCCAATCCCAATTCCTTTTGGAGTTCTCCATTTTGAAAGAGCACAGACTATGTTTACATCCCTGGGTGAATGTCTTTTCTGCATTCAATGCAGCCAAAAATACCTACTGTTTATAAATAAACACACCAATAGTTACTGACTGTTCAGTACATCTCATCTTTTTCCAACATTTATTACTTTCATTGTTCTTTGGATCCTCTGAAAGCTTCATCACACTGGTTTAATACCTTCTTTCAGATCATTAATCAAGTTACTAATGAGCATTAGTTTCAGAACAACATCCTACtggaaataatttcatattCTACAGtctcttttccccctcattACTTGAAATCTATCAGTGAAGTAAAATTTATAATATTGgcctttttgttgttttaataaTTACTAACTTATTTTACTTCAGAAAATAGTCTTGTGTGGCCAGATAAAATACCTCGTGCTGTTGCAACCTTTGACTCTGGGTTGCTGTAGTGCCTTTGTCAACCCAATCCATAATTTAATCAGAAATTATCACAGTTGTTGGACAGGAACAATTTTGAGAAGTGAGATCACACATTATAAACACCAAGACATAAATACTTGTTTTTAAATTCAATGCATTTTGCATCTCTTATCTTGATTTTATGTCAGTTTGCCTGGTTTACAGGTGTGGATATCatctaattttttatttacaagTATTGACACCAGGTTAACTTTCCCAGACTTCTTTTTTCCCAGTACTCTACAATTCCCCCATTATTTTACAATACTTCAAAAAGTACAGTTAAAGATGCACAGACCTTCAGGGCTACCCACAAAAGCATGTAAGGACAAAGTTCCTACTAACCCTAATGGGTTTTATTTTCAGGATATGTTTTCAATTATGGAAAACTGAAtacacaacaaacaaaaccacctaAGTTTCTGGTTTATTTGCGTGTAGCTAGTGCATTCTCCTCCAAGATTATACTATCCATCTTCCTACTAGTGTTTCCAGCTTATTTTCACCTCACTCTATGCACCCTCTGTCTTCCCTCTGTCTCATTAAAGCATGTCAGGCCCCTCTGTCTCACTTCAGGTGTCCTACCTGCTCCTTAGGAAGATCCAGTAGTACCACTGAACTGCCCTGATGTGGTGCTTCAATTCGTCCAATGTGAAGGTGACAGCTATGGGAGAAGGAGCAAGAAGGGATTTTGTCTCCCTTGGATGAATAAGGATGACTTGGAACCACATCCTGCCATCTGAAATAAATACTGTTTGATTTTCATGTTGAGAACATCCAGCCTCCTCTTTCTCCATCTTGCTGGCACAGCTGTCAGAGACATTTCAGAATTGAAGGATCTCATCCCAGCCTTTCCCATGCCCTTATACAGGAGGTAGATTGCTTTTAAGGGCAAACCATTTCACCTGAAACTGTAactcataggaaaaaaataaccccagGTAGGTTTGGAAAAATCCCTCCTGCTTTCTGAAGCCAGAGAAGTGCATGCACCATGTCAGCCTGGGACAGGCAAAGGGCTTGCTCTCTCAATATACTTCCCCTACTTCCTGGTTTGGGATCTCTAAAACTCTCCCCTGGACTCCTGCCTTGACACAGAGTTCTCCTCTCACTGAAGTTCTTTCCCATATTCCTAGACCAGCAGTGCCTTGCTGTCCCTGGAGAAGGCTGAGACCTTGGGAATGACTGTGCAGCAAGTTAGCAAGGCTCAGGCAGCCAGGTAAATCCCCTCCCACTGCCGAGCGCGAAAGCACGCAAGGGTCCTACCTAAATCAGTAACCAGGCCAGCACCCAACAGGGAGCAAAGGCTGAATCCAGATAAAAGGATTTGGGATTAGATCAAGATTAGGAAATCCATGCCCAAAGAGGAATGGATCCTCACGATCAAAGGTCACTGTTAATCCCCACCACCATCACGGCCATCTTCCGGTTTGTTGTAGACAGGTAGAAGAATTAGAAAAGAAAGGCCTCATAAAATCAGGCCAGCTCTGTTAAATTAATAGCTAGCCTGTCATTCCTTCTAAGTGCAGCTAAGTAATTTGCAAGTTCCCATGTGAAAACAATCTTGGTATGAGAGCTCGTTAACACAACAACTTATTCTTGAGTGAAAAACTAGCACCTGCATAAACAATAAGAGCTGCCTCATGAGACtcagtagaaaaaaatatataaactaaCTATAAATACAGAAGTTTGATAGACATGCAAAATACTATGTACTGATCAATGAACTGAGTGTGAATGTATTGTCCACCAGTAAGATCTGACACATGCCTTCTGATAATCCTACAAAATATGACCTATACAATAAAATTTGACTTTTCTGCATGAAGAAACTGAGTCCTGTCTGCTTATTAATGCAACACCTGTTCTCTATCTCAGACATCACCTCAAAACCTGGCTAGGATCTGTCAGCTGGTTACTGCCACCATCTCCATGCTGCGAGCACCTTTCTGAGCCCAGCTGTTTTTTCACTGGATCAAAGCACCAGGTGCCACATCTTGCACTGGCTCAAGACTGCCAGAGATATGAGGGCTGCTGTTGTTGCAGTCCCTTCTTTCACACTCTGGTAACTCCAGGACTTCCACAAAACCTCTCCCAAGCCCTGCTTTTTCCTGTGGAACTACTTCGGCCTTGCTCTCTTCAGGGCTTGCCTTGGCTGTGACACCTCCAGAAAGTCACTccactgccagggacagcaggcTGCTGTCTTTGAAGTGCTTTCCAaaccaaactattctatgactCCTACTGGGATTTGCCATGGGATGAAATGGCACGGGGAAGTGGGGACAGAGCTTGCCATCAGCCACGGCCCTGTTATGCACTTCCTTGAAGGGTGGAACACATGCAAACTCTGCCCTGAGCTTCCAGAGGGTGGATGCTGAATCCTTTTCTCAGGGCAGGACAGCGAGTCCCCAGCAAGGCGTGTCTCTGTTAGTGCCCAAACGTACAACAGAGGGATACACCACAAGATCCAAGCATACCACTTCCAAGTGTAAATCATGAACTGATTTTCTGCCTTCTGTTCCAAATAAACTGATGACAAGGTTTGTATAAGAGTGTCTCCAGAGCATGAAACTGGCCAAAAACCCAAGAGATCTTCCCTGCTCCTATATTCCTAATGCCTCTCAATTTTCACCTaataatgaagaaattaagGAAAGGTCATTCATAATGTCAGCCAGAGTTGCAGTGatataataagaaaataatggaaatattcCCTGTCTGTGCAGAAGCCCCAGAGGTCCAATTCAGGGCTGCACAGCTGACCAGGCAGCAAGAAAGACCAACCAATTTCCCCCGAGTGCACAGCAAAACTACAGCAATTAGAGGGCATTTTTTGCAAATGGTGAGTTCTTGGGTCTTCTTTCACAATCTCCATGTTGAGCATCATCTCACTCTGTGACCACATGGGAAGGCTATTAGGCTATTTactagaagaaaacaaagcctgaGAATTTCACACCAAGTTTCTCCTCAGCAATTTTCCAAGGATGAGAAAGGGGTTACTTAATTCCACAGCAGGCACAATTACATCAGCTGAAGGTAAAGACTGATCCACCAATTCTTTACAGTTTGTTTCTTTATTCAGTAAACATCTAGTTACAAGtttcacaaattaaaaaagTGGGGGAGCTGACTGAAGAGGGGTCGGGGGCCCACAGGCTGATCCAGCTTTTGTTCTGCTCCTCCCTTCTCCAACGCGCACATCCTTCTGCTTCTCCACAGATGCTccagggtgcagcaggggaATGGAAGCCTCTGTCCCGGTGAGGGGACTGACAGGGGGCTCTAGCAGAATTCCCTCACATTCCTTTCACAGGGGACTAAACACAAACTTCAGAACCAGCCCAACCCAGCAGAGAAAGAGTGGAAAGGATGGAAGAGGCAAGGTGGCAGCTCCTCATGCCCAGCACTACTGGCAGAAAGAACAGAGCCAAGGGACAGCAGAGAGGGAATGGGCAATTAATGTGTTCCTTGCACATCAGTGAGATTCCCCACGCCCCACTGCAGCACCCAAATGGGGTGAAATAGAGCAATGCAAAAGATTAGTTGCTTTGTTTCGATTCTTAAGTGGGAGGAAGGTTAATACTAAATTTGAGGAGGGTCCAAGTGGTGCTTTGAAGAGGCTTCAGAGTTTCACTGTCTGTACCTGGGaggaaaggaaacagaagaCATAAACAGAATAAGTGGTGCCTAGAAAGCAGAAGACAGATAAAGATGTGTTCAAACCTGATGTCCAGACAtcaaaaaagggggaaatgtcCCTTTTCAAACACTAGATCACATCCTAGTGAGCCCTATTCAAAGGATAGGAGAGCAGACACCAGTACTTACTTATATTTCAAACTGGATGGACAGCAAATGGTCTCTATGTTTTACACAATGACAATATAAACACTCCACATATTGCAATCCTACATCATGTCATCAGTTAAGGCTGACACCACAGGTCTTTTGTTCATGACAAAGCTAACTTAAACAGCTTCCACCTTCCCATTCAGCACAGCATCTTCTCAAAATTCACACCTTCCCCTGCTCTCTCAAGGTGGGAAAACCAAAACTTCAAAATAAGGTAAGgtgaatgcaaagaaaaaaaataaataaccccGAGGCTAAGAGGCCACCACACAGCAGAAGACAAGGAAGGAACTTGTTGAGACTTACAAGAGCGTGTAGGTAGATTTGGGGGTGGCCACGCTGCACCCCCGACAAGGTCTGCCCCGAGTTCACCAGTCGTACCGGCGGGACTGTCTGGAGGGAGAATCCTCAGGGCCCTGGATGGCGAGCCGAGTCCCTTCGGCCCGCCGGCCGCCGCTGCCTTCGTGGCGCCGGTAATCCAGGCCCCGCTGCGGCCGGAACCGCGACGTCTCTCGCCGCCACTCGTCGTCAAACGCCGCTGCGTCACCTGCGCAGCAACACGACCGGCTCAGGCGGGGAAGCAGCacctggctctgctgggaggaggaCACGGGCACTACTCACTCTCGTCCATGTTGATGTagtcctgcctctcctcctggTCACCTGTGCGATGGTTCCGGGACCGCTGCATGATGTGGGCCCTGTCCCTGATGTGGTGTCCAATCGACATCTGTTCCAAGCCGCTGTCCGAGTCCCTGACGGTTCGTCTTGTCTCACGGATCTGGGGGAAGATTCCCACGTGGAAACAACATTTTCATTCCTTCTCCCAGCCCCCTAAGGCACCCCGATTCCTGCCTCCAGTATTTCAGGCAATTGGCACTGCCACTACTCCCAGGATGTCAGACGCAACATTACGAAGAGGGAAGAATGGGTTCCCCACTGCCAGCTCTTCCCATTTCctcccaggggcccttggcacggTTCAGTGAGTCACAAGAGCACAATGTGCTCCTCGAACTGCAGCTGACTGCAAAGCCGAAGTGCTGTAGGTGGCCACCCACAAAGCCACCAAACAAAGCCCAACCCCTCACAGCAAAGCCAGCAGCCTCCTCCTTACCCCGCCAGGTGCTGAACGCATCTCTGAGGTCTCCTGATAGACTTTGGGCCCATCACCCAGGTTGGAATAAGAGATGACAGTTGAGGAGGTAAATGTCTGGCAGTTAGCACCACTTGTCATATGCTCCTGCAAGAAGGAATGGGGAATGGTGGAAAGAAAGGATGGGAGGGAAGAAGAGATAGCATTTAATTCCCTCTCTACAATGAAGTAAGAAGTTACAATAGGATGAATATAATCCCCATGGGGCCATTTTTTCTGGAGAATACACCTTTCTGTTAAATTAATACTTATTTCTTGCTAAACATGTCCACCCACACGCTTCCTTCCTcacccctctcctctccctgcacTCAGGAACAAGTCCTGTCACTGACTCCCAGCGATGAAGCAAAGCTTACAGCCTCTGCCACCTTGGCAGGTGTGGCTCAGTCAGTAAGAGACATTAGAGGGATGGCAGAAGTACCCTCAGGACTCCCCTCAATACAGAACAGTTCATGGAGGGTTCTTACCATGTTTCCAATCATGTCGTTCATCATCCCAAACATATCTATAAAGCCACCTGcctaataaaaaggaaaagaaaacacaagagTAGTCAGTCTGGGAAGAAACATGAGGAAAGAACAACAAACTATCTGCAAAAAAATCTGCTGCCTAAGAAGAAGAACCTTTGGTTTTTCTTCACGTTCTTTCAGTAgcgcaggaaaaaaaaagccaacagaaTTTGGGGTTGCTGTTCTCTCCATTCTCTCAGGCTGCATTGCCCAATGTTCTGGCAAAGGTTGTTCTTTTAGCTTGGATCCAACTGCCGATGCACTGGGGTTTGTAAGCCTGGGGACTCAGCAAAGTTAGGAGAATGATTCTCAGCATGTGCACTAACAGTGATCTTAAGAAAGTTTCCACTGATTGTTTTCTTTCTAGCATAAAAACAAATTTGCTTATTTTCCCCTACAAACACCTGCCTTTTCCACTCTTTAAACCTGAACACTGCAGTAACACCCTGGGCCAGCAAGTCTCACAGGTTAATTGTGCAATATGTAAACAAAATTACAATGTCAGTTCAAACttgctgatttcttttttttttgtttcctcgAGTAGCCTCTTGTTCTCGTTTCCAGCAGAGCAGTACTCACACACAATGTTATTATGCTTTGAAGTCTATGTGTTTGTAGTCTTATTAATCCTCCTCTGAGCTACAAAAATTCCAGGACGCTGGAGTCTCTTTCATTGAGGCAATTCTGCAGAGCAAGGCAGCTGAAGTTGCTGGATCTGGAATAACCTATTTGCACTGTATTATTTCGGCGGAAGACGGAGATCAGCACGCTCCGAGTGCGGTGTTCTCACGTACACACAGCCATTCTCATTCCAGCCCTGCTTACCTGAAGAATTCTGCTGGCTTCTCCAGCTGCCACCACTGGCAAAGGAGGTGCAATAATCCCCTCTGTCTACTGATGGCCAAGTCCTTTCCTCCCATCCTCACAGCTCCTCCATTacctccagctctgcagcttctTTTCAGACATATGAGGTTATTAAGGGACTACCTGCTCTTCCCAGATATTAACTGTCCCAATTCCCATGAAATATTGTGCTATAACAGCTTTATGACTTTTCCCTGGTCAAGGTGCAAATACAACTTCCCCATATACACAGAGTTAGACTCTCTCTTCAAAAACAGCTCACGGACAGGATTAAAACATTAGAGGGGAAACAAGGTAAAGGCCTGAAGTCATAAAACAACTCAATGAGAGGTCCAGGAGAAACCAGATGCTTCCAGTTTCAGTTCAATACCTTCTTCCCTATT
This region includes:
- the MLF2 gene encoding myeloid leukemia factor 2 yields the protein MFRLMRDGEPEDPMFAMDPFAIHRQHMNRMLSGSFGFGPLLGITDGTTPGARQAGRRMQAGAVSPFGMLGMAGGFIDMFGMMNDMIGNMEHMTSGANCQTFTSSTVISYSNLGDGPKVYQETSEMRSAPGGIRETRRTVRDSDSGLEQMSIGHHIRDRAHIMQRSRNHRTGDQEERQDYINMDESDAAAFDDEWRRETSRFRPQRGLDYRRHEGSGGRRAEGTRLAIQGPEDSPSRQSRRYDW